ACTTCGTGGGCCAGGACGTCACGCAGCGAAATCAGCCCCCAGAGAGCGTTGTCCTGGCAGATGGGGAGGTGGCGGCAGTTGTGGTCGCGCATCAGCACCATGCACTCCTCGACGGTGCTCTCCGGCGTGACCGTGGCCGGATCCTTGGTCATGATGTCGGAAACCTTGGTAGTGCGGGGATCGCGGCCCTCGGCGACCACGCGCTTCATGATGTCGCGCTCGGAGAAGATGCCGACCAGCTTCTTGTCGTGCAGGACGGGCACGGCGCCGATGTTGTGCTCGACCAGGAACTTGGCTACTTCGAGCACAGTCACGTTGTCCTGCACGGTATAGGTCTGGCGGTTCTTGATGAGGTCTTTGACCTTGGCCACGAGTTCCCTCCTGACGCGCTTGCAATTGTGATACTGACAGAAGTGGAGCGGCTCCGGACAAAAGCCGCTCCCTCCTGATCAGTTCAGTCCGAAAGAATCCAGGATCTTGTTCTGCGGATCGACCAGCATGACCTGGTTCCCGTACACCACCCGGCTGAAGCCTTTGGGGAGAGCGGGAAGGCTGTTCTCGCAGACCTGGGGCATCGGTTGCACCTTCTTCTGCAGGCCCGGAGGCAACGTTCCGCCCTTCTCCAGTTGGCGCTCCAGTCCGGGGGGCAGGCTCTCCCGCTTGGCCAGC
This genomic stretch from Terriglobales bacterium harbors:
- a CDS encoding CBS domain-containing protein codes for the protein MAKVKDLIKNRQTYTVQDNVTVLEVAKFLVEHNIGAVPVLHDKKLVGIFSERDIMKRVVAEGRDPRTTKVSDIMTKDPATVTPESTVEECMVLMRDHNCRHLPICQDNALWGLISLRDVLAHEVQEKEEEARHLKAYIHSS